CACCCGCTCCCAGGGTGCAGAGTATGGCTCTGCCGTTCGGTAAGTGCTCCAACCATCGCGCTCACCGTCCACTGCTCGACGCTGTGCGCGTGATTCGGTGCACCCACGGCCAGGGCCGGTCGGCTCTCATGCCGAGCAGTGGCCCGCAGGCCTTCACGGTAGAATCCGAGCCGCCGCGTCGCCGGAACCGGGAACGCGCTCCCGGTGACACGGGATCGGAACGAGTGAGCCATCATCGGGGCCATGCCAGCGCGCCTCGATCGCATGATCTACGTCGATGACTCGGGTCATCCGCAATCCGGACTAGCGGTGTACGGATGGATCGAGTTCAGCCCGGACCGTTGGCGATCGGTTCTTCGTAACTGGTTGGACACCCGCAAGCTCCTCTGGCGCGAGTTCGGCATCCCGATCACCACCGAGCTGCACACCACCGATTACGCGAACGGGCGTGGCCGCATCTCCAAACGGATCCCCGAGCGGCACATCCACGACGGCCGCGAATACTGGAAAGACTTCGGCCGCGAGGTCGCACACCAGTGCCTGGAGACCCTTCGGTGCACCGAAGGATTGACCCTCGGCGCGGTGTACCGATGGGGCAAATTGTCAGCAGGATGAGGACGTGGCTGAGTCGAAGAAGTTCGTGGGAACCGTGACGAACGAGCAGGTCGTCGACGCGATCCAGGCGCAACACGAGGCGACGGTCCGCGCCAAGTCGACACTGGCGCAGATGGTGTCCGTCGCCCGGAACCGGGGGATCAGCTGGACCGTCATCGGCGAAGCCCTGGGCGGGATCACGAAGCAATCGGCGCAGCGAAAGTATGCGCCCTCGATCAAGGCGGACCGAGAAGCCGAAGAGCGCAAGGTCGCGGAGCTGCTCGGACTGACGGACGACGAGGCCGACACCCCGCCGGGCCGGGAAGAAAACAGCGGGCAGAGCAGCTCACCGCACAATGAGGACGTCGAAACGAGTGGCAAGGAAGAAGGGACCCTGTGACCTCGGTACACGAGTTCTACACCGCGGCCGAGCTCGAACAGCTCGGCTACGTTCGGGACCGGCTGGTGGAACTGTTCGGTGATCCCGACCCGACCGACAGCGAGGACCGTTGGTCGCGCGATACCGTCTTCGCGGTCGAACGCAATGTCCTCGCGCCCGCCGCTCAGCAGATCTTCACCGCGTTCGAACCGGACTTCGACACTCGAGCCGGGATGATCGCAGCCGGTCAGCGGCTCGGGTGGCCGCAGATGGAGCAGATGCTCGCGCGGGTCACCATGCGGGAGCAGGCCAGCGCGGACCGCGGCTAGCAGCGAGGGCGTCGCCCGGGGCGGGCGCACGGCGAAGTAAGTCCGTACCGAGGAGAACGGCCCACGGGAACGGGGCTCGGTATTCCTGTCCGGCACGGCGAGTCGCCGACCGGAGATCAGGCGGTCGTGGCGATCCGGATCTCGGGACCGTCGTCGTCGGAGTGCAGTCGGTAGTGCGGGCACGCGACCATCTGCCGGGGCGCGCGGATCGCCCGTCTGGCGGGGTCGAGGTAGAGCCGATAGGCGAGCTGCCCGTCCCGGTGCTCGCCGGTGTCCGGGTCGACCGCGCCGAGAAAGTACCCCTGCCGTGCGTCGATGGCGGAGAAGATCGCCGGCGCCCACTCGTGCGGCTCAGCGATCGGGAGATACCGCGGTCGACCGGTCGCGGTGTCGACGAAGTACACGACAACCGTGACCGCGAACCCCGATACGGCCGGCGCCCACGGCCCGGCCACGACGTCGAACGCGGTGAGACGGGTGTGGATGCGCAGCTCGATATCCGTGCCGGTCCGCGTGGTGTGATCGGTGTTCAGGTACTGGTCGCGGCGGAGTTCGATCATCACCGCGCTGACCCGGGCGTCGGTGCGGTACCGGCTCAGGGGCACATAGCAGCCGGCATACGGAGCGTTGACCGCGCTCTCGTGGAGTCCGGCGAACGCGGCTAGTGCCTGTGCGGTCAGCCATTCGGGGGTGTGAAAGTCGTCGGTCCCGATGCAGAGCGGAGGTCTGGGCCGGGTGGGGTCTTCGAATGCGGAGGGGTACCGGGGATAGGAGTACATGTCGATGATCACCGCTGCACCGGTGGCGGCGAGCCGGTCCTCGACCAGCTCCGACATGGTGGCGGCGTAGGGATGGAAGTAGGCGTCCATCAGGTGCTGGCTGTCGGGTGCGGGTTCGGGTCGCAGCAGAGTGCCGGTGCAGGACCGGCGGGATCCGGCCCCACTCGATCAGCTCTATCGCCATTTCGCACCTGGGGGCGGTGATGCACGGCGAAAAGGGGATCGCCGACGCGCCGGCGGACGGTAATCGCCGCGATAGCGTAGGGGT
The sequence above is drawn from the Rhodococcus jostii RHA1 genome and encodes:
- a CDS encoding transposase, which produces MARQYSGTLGNCQIAISVHAAPDEAAAPLDWQLFLPESWDDQSTTDPYAIAAITVRRRVGDPLFAVHHRPQVRNGDRADRVGPDPAGPAPALCCDPNPHPTAST
- a CDS encoding N-formylglutamate amidohydrolase, translated to MIELRRDQYLNTDHTTRTGTDIELRIHTRLTAFDVVAGPWAPAVSGFAVTVVVYFVDTATGRPRYLPIAEPHEWAPAIFSAIDARQGYFLGAVDPDTGEHRDGQLAYRLYLDPARRAIRAPRQMVACPHYRLHSDDDGPEIRIATTA